In a single window of the Oncorhynchus gorbuscha isolate QuinsamMale2020 ecotype Even-year unplaced genomic scaffold, OgorEven_v1.0 Un_scaffold_7147, whole genome shotgun sequence genome:
- the LOC124029646 gene encoding probable serine carboxypeptidase CPVL produces the protein MRMLKETLCVLLLWASLEATQSRGCSSFFCRKSHRVSMLSRGADPGKPLFLTPYLEKGNIEEARKQSLVGPLPGANVKSYAGYLTVNKKYNSNLYFWFFPAQEWPETAPVLLWLQGGPGGTSMFGLFVEHGPYVVLKNLTGTNIAICLCTDPCLVYNNMTLY, from the exons ATGAG AATGTTGAAGGAGACGCTGTGTGTCCTTCTCCTGTGGGCTTCTCTGGAGGCAACACAGTCAAGGGGCTGCTCGAGTTTCTTCTGCCGGAAATCTCACCGTGTCAGCATGCTCTCCAGAGGAGCCGACCCTGGCAAGCCGCTCTTTCTCACCCCCTACCTGGAAAAGGGCAACATCGAAGAGG CACGGAAGCAGAGTCTGGTAGGTCCCCTGCCTGGTGCCAATGTGAAGAGTTATGCCGGCTACCTCACTGTCAACAAGAAATACAACAGCAACCTCTACTTCTGGTTCTTCCCTGCTCAG gaGTGGCCTGAGACTGCTCCAGTCCTGCTGTGGCTGCAGGGGGGTCCTGGGGGCACATCTATGTTTGGGCTGTTTGTAGAACATGGACCCTACGTTGTATTGAAGAACCTAACAGGTACCAACATAGCCATATGTCTCTGTACTGACCCCTGTCTAGTGTATAATAACATGACTCTGTACTGA